A section of the Verrucomicrobiota bacterium genome encodes:
- a CDS encoding response regulator transcription factor codes for MLKTLGKCNGREAVPSGRSRGAEVRVKGLRQDQHHAKKHLSVKTVETHRAHIKEKLNLKSATELVQHAVQWRET; via the coding sequence ATGCTGAAGACTCTTGGTAAATGTAACGGTCGCGAAGCGGTTCCAAGCGGCCGGAGTCGCGGCGCCGAAGTCCGGGTGAAGGGACTCCGTCAGGACCAACACCATGCTAAAAAACATCTCAGCGTGAAAACGGTCGAGACGCATCGCGCGCACATTAAGGAGAAACTCAACCTGAAGAGCGCGACCGAGTTGGTCCAGCATGCCGTCCAGTGGCGGGAAACTTGA